In Mercurialis annua linkage group LG5, ddMerAnnu1.2, whole genome shotgun sequence, a single genomic region encodes these proteins:
- the LOC126680769 gene encoding proline-rich protein 4-like, with product MRIRSVFRGAFLCFCLSLVFSASLCYGEEDHGESRVEVVGFGECADCEETNIKTSQALSGLRITIDCKPENGEFKTKAVGELDEQGKFKLNLPDHLVKQGKLKEECYAQLHSASATPCPAHNGLKSSKIVFISKANGKHTFGLAGKLRFSPITCTSVYLWPHFKYPPLPKWKLPPFKGFHHHHFLFPPKFYPPKTLPPPVPVYKPPPKVVLPPPVPEYKPPPKVVLPPPVPEYKPPPKVVLPPPVPEYKPPPVPVKKPCPPKPPVYKPPPVPVKKPCPPPYKKPPIYKPPPVPVYKPTPKPSPVPVYKPTPKPPVYKPSPVPVYKPTPKPPVYKPPPVPIYKPTPKPPVYKPSPVPVYKPTPKPPVYKPSPVPVYKPTPKPPVYKPSPVPVYKPKPPVVYEPHPPLFPKKPCPPLPPFPKIPPKYFHHPKFGKKWPPLPPLSPIHE from the exons ATGCGGATTCGGTCCGTGTTTCGAGGCGCATTTTTGTGCTTCTGTTTGTCATTAGTGTTTTCTGCAAGTTTGTGCTATGGTGAGGAGGATCATGGAGAGAGTAGAGTTGAGGTAGTTGGATTTGGAGAATGTGCTGATTGTGAAGAAACCAACATTAAGACTAGCCAGGCACTTTCAG GGCTTCGCATAACAATTGACTGCAAGCCAGAGAACGGTGAGTTCAAAACAAAAGCAGTTGGTGAGTTAGATGAACAAGGAAAATTCAAACTCAATCTTCCAGACCATCTTGTCAAACAAGGCAAATTAAAAGAAGAATGCTACGCTCAGCTTCACAGTGCATCAGCCACCCCATGCCCCGCCCATAATGGTCTCAAATCCTCCAAAATCGTATTCATTTCCAAAGCCAACGGCAAACACACGTTTGGTTTGGCCGGAAAACTTAGGTTTTCGCCGATAACTTGCACCTCAGTGTATCTATGGCCTCATTTTAAGTACCCACCGCTACCTAAATGGAAACTTCCGCCTTTTAAAGGGTTCCATCATCATCATTTCTTGTTTCCTCCTAAGTTTTACCCTCCCAAGACACTTCCACCGCCGGTTCCGGTTTACAAGCCACCGCCAAAGGTGGTGTTGCCTCCACCTGTCCCGGAATATAAGCCGCCACCAAAAGTGGTCTTGCCTCCTCCAGTGCCGGAATACAAGCCACCACCGAAAGTGGTCTTGCCTCCACCAGTACCGGAATACAAGCCACCGCCTGTTCCTGTCAAGAAACCTTGTCCTCCTAAACCACCAGTTTACAAGCCACCGCCTGTTCCGGTCAAAAAACCGTGTCCTCCCCCGTATAAGAAACCGCCAATTTACAAGCCTCCTCCGGTCCCTGTCTACAAGCCAACACCAAAACCATCTCCGGTGCCTGTATACAAACCAACACCAAAACCACCGGTCTATAAACCATCTCCGGTGCCTGTATACAAACCAACACCAAAACCACCGGTCTACAAACCACCTCCAGTTCCTATATACAAGCCAACACCAAAACCACCAGTCTATAAACCATCACCAGTTCCTGTCTACAAGCCAACACCAAAACCACCGGTCTACAAACCATCTCCAGTTCCAGTCTACAAGCCAACACCAAAACCACCAGTTTATAAACCATCTCCAGTTCCTGTCTATAAACCTAAACCACCAGTGGTTTACGAGCCACACCCACCATTATTCCCTAAGAAACCTTGCCCTCCTCTTCCTCCATTCCCCAAGATTCCACCGAAGTACTTTCACCACCCTAAGTTTGGAAAGAAATGGCCACCATTACCACCTCTATCTCCAATTCATGAATAA
- the LOC126683413 gene encoding uncharacterized protein LOC126683413 isoform X2 codes for MANSTKSIDPSLWWDPFTSILTDLENAPLTSQLHPSIEKKLKENHGWFVDTVSLFKKPNAQSREALNSKQVKIGSHELIIKPQFKDKALQISSYLCLDELQSYILVERSLEINGLAVDSVVEEYLHVVLLHYYIERQCLLKCTRQILMHALYVGISSGGENVIRDEAMKLISDGLECALISVLQDLLSSSPSENMDVDLFTLWAEGILIEDNLVLDILFLIYYESLCTCNGETWKKLCSLYKGILFGSYNFGKLAISNEALKSSSQAKVQLLLVLMETLNLENLLRLVHDETPFRSGASVFSLADIQQMDVLVSSLNAFEMEEAGPLILTWAVCLCLITSLPRAEEINVLMEIDHVGYLRQAFESASLNYFVDILDSDLLKESDGPVAGYRSVLRTFVSAFIASYEINLQSEDSNLNLILDIICKIYRGEESLCNQFWDKGSFIDGPIRCLLCSLEGEFPFRSAELVRLLSSLCEGRWPTECVFNFLDKSVGISSLFEITSESLVDSALQIVETNLPLHVPGVEGLFVPSKTRGHVLKVIGGNTALVRWEHKQSGLLILLLQLAQELHLESTEYVFLTLDLLCRMVSFSTAVTFSLMDLGNSYYFQDAGMTQQMERDSWVVEIICAVIKKSSLSSSGATIMSMGVSTLAKMLKCAPTHVAAVALRSNVFEMNLKTSVYDVGYDGLSSGSWLVSGKLAKMLLIDAELNDNENPLAISVLEFTMQLVETRLNNDLVLALAVFSLQFILINHEYWKYRVKHVRWKVTLKVLDVMKTCIMSISFSEKLGVTIRDILLCDSSIHSVIFRLICTTKRTLENLYVSRLVEIIEIEEFQHAISSALDVLCIMLSKFSEDISRGLPVFLQAVLSSSIKPIPVVAAVISLISFTRNPAIQVGAAKALSTLLIMADYLQPYMSSNLCLGLDDEQIADLRHSVKSTLFECGDWNGDLFIAIVNLLTSAARHQPPFLVAVVALKADTEFQSTNAGDTKQSSSETSNAPLPSHKSSLLDEIMRYIEKASDFINSNPRALLVVLDFLKALWQGAVHYINILECLRNSKVFWKHLTGCISLVTSSKTSMLENLSTDEAQLLAYKNCCQSVILEIMAYEIFLEKKLLHVEPLIKEATQPKNSTGNLKSASDCELKDILSSWCDMSILGNLVKSCTSCEYDNEISYRAKVATSLFLVHVMGKLDSGNAGSLSLSLLEKIQVTLKNLICQPAFSELLAQYSQRGYSEGRELKSLILNDLYYHLQGELEGRKMGPGPFRELFLYLVESKCLHYQHRYKDDGFSDVKNIYLYDLIRIRIELGLDMWDYTGWKEYKAVAETMLDYMQQVNSMVMLSNSKLSILKALITVLTTYEDNDQAIAVVSELCNANKLKQIPPEIQDICLMLFQIMEMALYLELCVLQICGIRSVLGRVEDFSKLVKMLLKAMEGQAFLKASIESLKQIISHVYPGLLQTEGFV; via the exons ATGGCAAACTCTACGAAGTCCATCGATCCTTCACTCTGGTGGGACCCCTTCACCTCCATTCTCACCGACCTCGAAAACGCGCCTCTTACTTCTCAACTCCATCCCTCCATT GAGAAGAAGCTGAAGGAGAATCACGGCTGGTTCGTGGACACAGTTTCTTTATTTAAGAAGCCAAATGCACAATCAAGAGAGGCGTTGAATTCGAAACAAGTCAAAATCGGTTCTCATGAGTTGATTATTAAGCCTCAATTCAAAGATAAAGCTCTGCAAATTAGTTCTTATTTG TGTTTAGATGAGTTACAGTCTTACATTCTCGTGGAACGGTCTCTCGAGATTAATGGACTAGCAGTTGATTCTGTAGTGGAAGAATATCTTCATGTG GTATTGCTTCATTACTACATTGAGCGACAGTGCTTGCTGAAGTGTACCAGGCAGATTCTCATGCATGCTT TATATGTTGGAATTAGCTCAGGAGGAGAAAATGTCATCAGGGATGAGGCAATGAAGCTGATTTCCGATGGACTGGAGTGCGCATTAATATCTGTTCTGCAGGATCTTTTATCCTCGAGTCCTTCTGAGAATATG GATGTTGATCTTTTTACTTTGTGGGCTGAGGGGATACTAATCGAAGATAATTTGGTTTTGGACATTCTCTTCCTTATATATTATGAGTCACTTTGTACTTGCAATGGTGAAACATGGAAAAAGTTATGTTCACTTTACAAG GGGATTTTGTTTGGGTCGTACAACTTTGGAAAATTGGCAATATCAAATGAAGCCCTGAAGTCTTCTTCTCAAGCCAAAGTCCAGTTGCTACTTGTCCTTATGGAAACCTTGAACTTGGAAAATCTTCTCCGCTTGGTCCATGATGAAACCCCTTTCAG GTCGGGTGCTTCTGTGTTTTCTTTGGCTGATATTCAACAGATGGATGTGTTGGTATCTAGTTTGAATGCCTTTGAAATGGAAGAAGCTGGCCCACTTATTCTTACTTGGGCCGTATGTCTCTGTCTAATTACATCACTTCCTAGAGCAGAAGAAATTAATGTGTTAATG GAGATTGATCATGTTGGCTATCTTCGACAAGCATTTGAAAGTGCATCACTGAATTATTTTGTTGACATTCTTGATAGTGACTTGCTAAAGGAGTCGGAT GGGCCTGTTGCCGGTTATCGAAGTGTTTTAAGAACTTTTGTTTCAGCATTTATTGCATCTTATGAGATTAATCTTCAG TCAGAAGATAGTAACCTTAATCTCATATTGGACATCATATGCAAAATTTACAGGGGGGAG GAATCACTTTGTAATCAGTTTTGGGACAAGGGAAGTTTCATTGATGGACCTATTCGGTGTCTTCTGTGCAGCTTAGAGGGTGAATTTCCCTTCCGGAGTGCAGAACTTGTCCGCCTTTTATCATCTCTCTGCGAGGGGAGATGGCCCACGGAATGTGT GTTTAATTTTCTTGATAAATCTGTCGGTATTTCGTCATTGTTTGAAATTACTAGTGAATCCTTGGTGGACAGCGCCTTACAAATTGTTGAAACTAACCTCCCATTGCATGTTCCTGGGGTGGAAGGTTTGTTTGTTCCCAGTAAAACTCGTGGACATGTCCTGAAAGTTATTGGTGGGAATACTGCTCTTGTACGTTGGGAG CATAAGCAATCTGGATTGCTCATCCTACTTCTGCAACTGGCCCAAGAGCTGCACTTAGAGAGCACTGAATATGTTTTTCTCACTCTTGACCTTCTTTGTCGAATGGTGTCCTTTAGCACG GCTGTAACTTTTTCGCTAATGGACCTTGGCAACTCATATTATTTTCAAGATGCTGGAATGACTCAACAGATGGAAAGGGACTCATG GGTGGTTGAGATTATTTGTGCAGTCATAAAAAAATCATCTCTTAGTTCTTCTGGTGCTACAATCATGTCTATGGGTGTCAGTACTTTGGCAAAGATGTTGAAGTG TGCTCCAACTCATGTTGCTGCTGTTGCTCTGAGATCAAATGTATTTGAGATGAATTTAAAGACGAGTGTGTACGATGTTGGCTATGATGGCTTATCAAG TGGGTCATGGTTGGTATCCGGGAAACTGGCAAAGATGCTCTTAATCGATGCTGAGCTGAATGACAATGAGAACCCATTAGCAATTTCAG TGCTGGAGTTTACCATGCAGCTGGTGGAGACAAGATTGAATAATGATCTTGTTCTAGCTTTAGCTGTTTTCTCGTTGCAGtttattttaatcaatcatGAGTACTGGAAATACAGGGTGAAACATGTTAGATGGAAAGTAACATTGAAG GTGTTGGACGTGATGAAGACATGTATAATGTCTATATCATTCTCTGAAAAATTGGGTGTGACCATTCGTGATATATTACTTTGCGATTCTTCTATCCATAGTGTAATCTTCCGACTCATCTGTACAACTAAACGTACTTTAGAG AACCTTTATGTCAGCCGTCTTGTTGAAATAATTGAAATAGAGGAGTTTCAGCATGCTATAAGTTCTGCTTTGGATGTTCTGTGCATCATGCTCTCCAAATTTTCTGAG GATATCTCACGTGGTCTTCCAGTCTTTCTCCAAGCAGTGCTGTCATCTTCAATTAAACCAATTCCTGTTGTTGCAGCTGTTATATCTTTGATATCATTTACTCGAAATCCT GCAATACAGGTAGGGGCTGCTAAGGCATTATCAACATTGTTGATTATGGCAGATTATTTACAACCATATATGTCTAGCAATCTGTGTCTCGGTCTTGATGACGAGCAG ATTGCAGATTTAAGGCATTCTGTGAAAAGTACCTTATTTGAGTGTGGTGACTGGAATGGAGATCTATTCATTGCTATTGTCAATCTGCTTACCTCTGCAGCACGTCACCAG CCTCCTTTTCTTGTTGCGGTTGTAGCTTTGAAAGCTGACACTGAATTCCAATCGACTAATGCCGGTGACACAAAGCAGTCAAGTAGTGAAACTTCTAATGCCCCCCTGCCTTCTCATAAATCAAGTCTTCTTGATGAAATTATGCGATATATAGAAAAAGCTAGTGATTTTATTAACAG CAATCCCCGTGCACTGCTAGTTGTGCTTGATTTTCTGAAGGCATTGTGGCAAGGGGCTGTtcactatataaatattttggaGTGTTTAAGGAATTCTAAAGTGTTCTGGAAGCATCTTACCGGCTGTATTTCGTTAGTTACTAGCTCAAAAACTTCTATGCTTGAAAATTTGAGCACAGATGAGGCTCAACTCTTAGCGTACAAGAACTGTTGTCAATCTGTCATATTGGAAATAATGGCATATGAGATTTTTCTGGAGAAAAAGTTATTACATGTCGAGCCTCTAATAAAAGAAGCCACTCAGCCTAAGAACAGTACAGGAAATTTAAAATCTGCAAGTGATTGTGAGTTGAAGGATATCTTGTCAAGTTGGTGTGACATGTCTATTCTGGGAAATTTAGTCAAATCATGTACTTCTTGCGAATATGACAATGAAATTTCTTATCGTGCGAAG GTTGCTACCAGCTTGTTTCTTGTCCATGTGATGGGGAAATTAGATTCTGGCAATGCTGGAAGTTTGTCTTTATCATTACTTGAGAAGATCCAGGTCACTTTAAAAAAT CTAATCTGCCAGCCTGCCTTTTCTGAACTGTTGGCTCAATACTCGCAACGGGGTTACAG TGAAGGAAGAGAACTAAAAAGTCTGATTCTTAATGATCTCTATTATCATTTACAAGGGGAACTTGAAGGCCGTAAAATGGGTCCTGGGCCGTTCAGAGAACTCTTCCTGTATTTAGTTGAATCAAAATGTTTGCACTATCAACATAGGTACAAGGATGATGGTTTTTCAGATGTTAAAAATATCTACTTGTATGATCTCATTCGGATACGAATAGAGTTGGGACTTGATATGTGGGATTATACTGGATGGAAAGAATACAAAGCAGTTGCAGAAACTATGCTAGATTACATGCAGCAAGTGAATTCAATGGTTATGCTTTCAAATTCAAAGCTCTCTATACTGAAAGCATTGATTACTGTCTTGACCACATATGAAGACAAT